One window of Triticum dicoccoides isolate Atlit2015 ecotype Zavitan chromosome 5A, WEW_v2.0, whole genome shotgun sequence genomic DNA carries:
- the LOC119303691 gene encoding putative F-box protein At1g32420, which translates to MEPRQWMTTIVLTDDLVVEILSRLPLKSFCRFKCVSTSWLAFSSDLHYRQKLPRTPVGLLYQKREHGTAIHLAGLPSSDRDIDSTLSFVQCYERPLELKHCSNGLLLCYHGGMPSKGISDAIVCNPATQEWMSLPDTEPGPAVCYASYKLCFDPLWSQYFYVFKFESSPSGGFDTEVTVFFSEYSTWSNCLWETSDIFFGDSLFVNGVLYVEHLWRHYLLALDAPDTCTQQLNHRTIQLPGFPYGPERFYCFDGRLWQSSGVLCYAQQEFYGCMIRIWSLEGYDRWVVKHRLNMNNVFGRDIMLRTNNEGLWFFDYEILAFDLERELVILADTIADNKIISYSISTGKVCQILNIPSFVNLYRSLLYVPYYGKFPACVLQAAQDKC; encoded by the coding sequence ATGGAACCTCGGCAGTGGATGACCACAATCGTACTAACTGATGATTTGGTGGTGGAGATCTTGTCTCGGTTGCCACTGAAGTCTTTTTGCCGTTTCAAATGTGTCTCCACGTCTTGGCTTGCCTTCTCATCTGATCTGCACTACCGCCAGAAGCTCCCAAGAACTCCCGTCGGTCTCTTGTACCAAAAAAGAGAGCATGGCACTGCCATCCATCTTGCGGGACTTCCCTCAAGTGACAGGGATATTGACTCAACACTTAGCTTTGTGCAATGTTATGAGCGTCCCTTGGAGCTTAAGCATTGCAGCAACGGCCTACTTCTTTGTTATCATGGTGGTATGCCCTCGAAAGGAATTTCCGACGCCATCGTGTGCAATCCAGCAACTCAAGAGTGGATGTCACTTCCAGATACTGAACCTGGACCAGCCGTCTGTTATGCCAGTTACAAGTTGTGTTTTGATCCATTGTGGTCTCAATACTTTTATGTCTTCAAATTTGAGTCAAGTCCAAGTGGTGGATTTGACACTGAagttacggtattcttctctgagtATTCGACCTGGTCTAATTGTCTATGGGAAACCTCAGATATATTTTTTGGTGATTCACTCTTTGTAAATGGGGTGTTGTATGTGGAGCACTTATGGAGGCATTACCTTCTGGCACTCGATGCACCTGATACATGCACACAGCAGCTCAATCATAGGACCATTCAGTTGCCAGGGTTTCCATATGGACCAGAGAGGTTTTATTGCTTTGACGGGCGTCTTTGGCAGTCATCTGGGGTCTTATGCTATGCACAACAAGAATTTTATGGTTGCATGATCCGAATTTGGAGTTTGGAAGGATATGATAGATGGGTGGTGAAGCATCGTCTAAATATGAACAATGTATTTGGGAGGGACATAATGCTCCGTACTAACAATGAAGGATTATGGTTCTTTGATTATGAAATCCTGGCATTTGACCTGGAGAGAGAGCTAGTTATCCTTGCTGACACAATTGCTGATAATAAGATCATCTCATATAGCATCAGTACTGGAAAAGTCTGCCAGATTCTAAACATTCCAAGCTTCGTTAACCTATATCGAAGTCTACTCTATGTGCCATACTATGGCAAGTTTCCAGCTTGTGTGCTTCAAGCAGCTCAAGACAAATGTTAG